In the Pogona vitticeps strain Pit_001003342236 chromosome 2, PviZW2.1, whole genome shotgun sequence genome, CCCCATCCCTTCTGGAGAAGAGCAACAAGTAATGTTGTCCCTGCTAAGATAGGAACAGGGAAATGTGGAATAGGAGGGAGACAAATTAGTGGCATTTGGGGCCCACCCCAGGGCTTCTCTCAACTTCCTACCACACACACCACAATCCCAACTGCTCTCCTCTCCCCAACCCAGGAAGTCTCGTTTTCTGTTCCCACCAGCCAACTGAGACGTCTCTCATCTCCCTGACTCAACCACCCTATTTAGATTTCTGCCAACCTGCTGTTCTCCTCTCAGTCCCTACCAGCATTTAAAATTCAGCCTGGGGAATTtgggatctccagatgttttggacgcCAGCTACCAAggaaagggattctgggagttaactTCCAAAACCTCTGGTGGCCACCATTTCTCCAGCCCTGACATCAATCTCCCTCATGTGTGACAGAAGAACATACAGCCTTTCCTTTGTACATCAATAGGGTCAAATGAAGCACTTGGAAGCTTCAGCCCTCAGATTTCCCCCCTCCGACCTCTAGGATAGGATGACTCGATTCCTTTATCCCCATCTTACTAGGCTTCTCGAAAAACCCCAGGGCCTGGCTGAAATATTACAGCCCACGTTTCCCACCTTGCCTTGTACTCCACCCATTCTTCTGCCTCCAGGAAACACTTAAAACGCAGATCTTCGCCCATTGGAGGAATCAAAATGTGTAGAACAAAGTTCAGTCCGTGTCTTAATGTGTGTTTtgtataaaatcatagaatttgGACAATGCCTAGGCATTTGAGTGGCTTTCATGTAAAAACTGGATTTCTCTTTTCCCACACCGTGTTTTACACTGAAACTTGAACTTCACACCTCTAAAGAAACTGTATGTAGAAATCGAGAATGCTCGCTGTCAGTTCTCTTTTTCTCAGCAGCAACACCGAGAAGTGTTGGCAAGAGAAATAGGCCCTTTCCTGCTTAAACCCCCTTCCTCTCTGTCACCTTCAGTATTGCATCTGGGTTCATGGGGTGGAGGCGGAGAGGTTGTGGAAGAGTTGCCAGTGCCATCAGTGCAACCATGGCAGTTTGAGAGCTGGTCTAATGCAATGCACATTGTCTAGGTTGAGGTACAGGATAATCTAAACATTGCCTTCCTTGTTTTGCCTGGAGCTTGGATTATAAACGCTTCCCTCAGAGGTCCCACATCCCATTTACTTTCTTCTGAGTCACCTTGACCTTTTGATCTGTGGTGGAATGTTTGAGGGCCAACATTCTTTTAGAGGAGGGGGGTGGAAATGTGAATCCCACATCCTGCTCTGATGAGCTCCCCTGTGTAGGCCTGCTTACAGCATCACCCACACATGTCCAGTCTGAAGCATCCTGCTGGATCCCAGGCAATGCCATGTTCCAAATACAAAGTGCTTGGAGTTACACTGCCTATAGAGGATGGTCATAGGACAAGCCATCGCCAGCAAAGAAACCAATGGTCCAAGGAACCGTACCCCCTCTTGCTTTGTGGATCAGTTCCACTCTTCCTCTCAGACATAGTTTGAGTTTCAGTTTCATAACACCCAAGGAAAAGAATGGTCAAAAGAACAGACTGCAGGTCTTCTCCCATTTCTCACATCTGGGCTAGCAAGGGATGTCAACATAATCTATCAAGTAAGGCAGGGGTGGGCTTATTTAACTtcagctgtccagatgttttggatttccaTCTCCAACTAGAAATTATGGGAGCTCCAGTCCAAAATAATCAGGAAGGCCACAATTGCCCACTCCAAACTAATATTGTTCTTCAAGGTTGTAAGCTGCCTGTCCTCCTTTTcacagagaaaggtggggtaaaaatattttaaataaataaataaacaaactaaggATCCtctaaaccaatggttcccaactttgaataacccaggtgtacttggactgcaattcccagaagccttccccactatgTAGCTGAGCTGGCTAGGATATCAGCaagctgcagttcaagaataccAGGGTTACCCACGGTTCGTACCCACTGCTCTCAACCAGCCCTCTGCTTTGCTGAGTTTAGATACCACCATGCCTGGAACACCAAAACTGCCTAGACTGGGACTTACAGACCAGTAGCAGAACACTGGAGAATGGGACAGTAACATCAGAAGCAGGCATGCTTCCTTTATATGAGAGGTTATTGCTCCTGACTCTCACAtctctttgcttgctttctaaTTAACATATGCAGATAGGGAAAACCCCTCTTGAAAGTCCCTTAAAAAACAACTGCTCATTCTCATCACACCCATACCCTCCTTTGCTATCTTCTTAGATCAGCCTCCATGACCTTGAACTATTCCGTAGAATTGCATACTCATTACCCCATCCCTCCTTTCTTTCAAGTGTACTATTAGACTTGTCATTTCAAGCAATCTCCATAGCATTTTGGTGCACTCTTCATACAAAGGAGGAGAGGGACCACTGGGTAGAACAGAGTGTGTGCACgtgctcatgcacacacacaaatgtatgcAAGTGCcagctttttggggggggttgataCTTTTTGGGATCACAAAGATCAACTACACCACTCACTTCTGTAAGAGGAGTCTTGGATTCATCTACCTATACACCTTAGACCGCTTTCTGTACTAAAGGGGCAACAGGGTTGCAACTTGTTTCACACCAAGTGCAGCAAGAAAGTTTGAAAAACCACTAGGGGCTTCCAAGATCCCTTTAAAGAGACACTCTTAACTGAGAGTCAAGATGGAAACGTGACTGGTGTCAGGTTGGAAGTAGGTAGGAAAGCCTAGGTTGCTGGTCTTCAGCTGAGTTATTGGGTGGCTTCTGCCGCCATTTCTGATGCCTTCTCCTCTGTTACACGGGCTCCTGGCTAGTCATTCCCTTGGCCCAGCCTTGACATAGTGATAGAGTCGTTTCTTGAGCATCCCCATTCCCCTGCTCTAGCATGGGTACCTCACAGTTCAGGGATGTCTAAGCACATCCTCTGAAAGTGGGATCCTTCCTGAGAACCAATGTgataacagtttaaaaaaagcttgggttgcttccccccccccccaattcacatTTACTGAGTAGCTTCAGACAAGCTCCCCATGGTTCAGGTCTCTCCTATACTCCACAGAGGTTTTGTGAGGTTGCCGTTGGGTGAAGGGAAGACAAGTTAACAGAGCAAGGCCGACAGTTACTCCCATGTTACAGAAACGCTGTCGCAAAAGACAGATAAATATATTATTCTCTCTTCACAAGCGTAAATGCAGGGAAcatgaacaaaaagaaaagaaaagcaaaacagtttTGTTAACtgtgactgcccccccccccgaaacttaTAAAAGTCTCAGTTACTGGCAGATGGGAAAGTTAACAGGGAAAGGGGAGGGGTGCACTACGTGGGTCGGTTTCATGTCATCCTTCCCCGCAAGATATAAAGTGTGAACCGAGCACCTCTGGGTTTGCCTCCAGGAGCCAACCGCGCACCCCCCcatacacccccccccctcaactcAGCTCACTGGCGTTTGCGGCAGTGCTCTACTCTGGGACATTCCCAGCCTCAAAACATCGCCCCCTTCCTTCTTTGGCTGGAAACTGACATGTCCAAGGCCCTTTGACTGGCAACGTGGGCGGGGGTTCCCGGAATGGAGTCCTACCAAGCCTAAAAAACGTCACTAGGCAGAAACTGACCATATATGGCCTACTTCCTCTGCGTCAGGCTGAAAAGCCCCCTCCTTTTGGGCCCGGAGGCGCCACCCACTGGAGCTGAAGTCAGAACTTGCGAGATCAAGGAAGTGAAGCTTCGGCGGCAGGCGTGTGGGAGGCTACCCCCTCGGGGCTTTTACGCgtctgcccccccctccccggcccaACCCTCactggagaaagggagagaaactcCAGCGGGTTTCCTAAGTACAAGAGTTTTCGCATCAAAGCTCCGAGTCTGACATCAaaggagagcgggggggggggggaaagactccCGAAACCTTGAGAGAAtgacaggagaggcagaggaaacAAGGCATAGTACTACTGAtaccaaaaaggggggggcagagattgCACTCCTCAAGGGGAAACGCAGGGGGACAGGGACAGGGGTCATAAAAGAGGTTACTTGTCTTGCTTGTCCTGGATTTATGTTATACAAACCCCTTACAAAGATCAAATTCAAACAGGAAGGGAGATCGAAACAGGAAGGGAGAAGGATCCAGCACTAGCAGCAAAACTATTTAAGATCGTGTGTAACAAAAACTAAGCATCTCTCACCCCTCCAATCTCCCTAGACTGGAAGACCAGACAAagtcaaattgtttttaaattggatCAAATCTCCCAGCCTTCCAaacagccacaaaatttagaAGGGGTGAGGGCATTTttccaaaaggagggggggggaagcattcctGACAGACTGAAAAAAAGCACACAAAGTAAAATAGTTGGAACATGTTTACTTAAATAGCATCAATAAAAATTTCAAAACACAAATAcaatcttttgaaaaaaaaatgaatttgaggACTCAAAGGAAATAGGAGCACAACTAGTAAACaaccccccttccccctccacagtGGCTCCTTTGTCCATGCGGTGGCCCCTTGGAGGAAGGGGGTGCTAAGATCCCATCATTTCCCTGTCAACCTGTGTTCTGGTCCCTTTTGTTTCTATTGATAAATTAAGTCCATGTCTTTCTTCCTGCCACAAGGCAGAGACAGCAGAAGGCCAGGTGTTGTGGTGTTGTTTTCCTTTCGGCTCTGTCCgaagcatcacacacacaccccagttccaCCACACCATCCAGCGATgcagcagagagagggagaaaaaggctcttctttcttgtcttcttcttaaatacaaacacacaaagtCACTCTCACGtacagatatatagatatagatataaaaaCCTCGTACACACTCGGCACAGATCGAAGTTCTGGATCCACCAGATCGAGAGAGTCCCAGACATAACAACTCGGGGAACAGGGCTTCAGAACAAGAAGAGTTGGGAACCCGGCGTTGGCTGCCTAGTTCcctgtaaacttttttttttttgcgttaCAGGTCcgcttcccttcttctccccaCCCGCCCCTTCCCCACAAAGGTCTCTGAGGCAGGCAGGGAGCggcttggttcccccccccgggccttctggatgatgatgatgatcctccCCCTCCTCAGAAAGACTGCTGCATCTTGGCCGTCAGGAGGAGCTGGCAGCCGTTGTTCACGTGGTTCATGACTTTCTGCTTGAGCTGCGCCACCTGGTCCCGCAGCGCGCTGGCCGTGCTGGACAGTCCCGCGTTCTCGGACTTCAAGGTCTTCACCTTCTCCTCCAGCCGGGCGATGCGCTccagcttcctcttcctgcaCTTGGTGGCGGCCAGGCGGTTGCGCAGCCGCTTCCTCTCCACCTTGATCCGCTCCTGGTCTTCCATGTTGATGGGGGAGACGGGCGGGCTCTGCACATCCGGCACCGTCTGGGGCTCCTCTTTGAAACCCCGCGCCGGGTGGGGCAAGGCCAGGCTGTGAGGCTGCGGCAGGTAGCTGAGGTTGGCGCTCGGGAAGCCGCTCGACGAGCCGGCAGGGTGGTAGCTGGTCAGGTTCGTGTAGACCGGCGGCGGCTCCTGGGGAAGCGAGGCGCCGTAGCCGCTGCTGGCCGAGgacaccgccgccgccgctgccgccccgGCCCCCCCGAGGGAGACGTTGGGGGGCGGCAGGTGGTTCATCTTGTGCAGGTCGTCCAGCGCCTTCACGAAGCCGTCGGCGAAGCCCTCCTGCTCCTCCGTGGCCCCCCGAGGGTAGTAGTACTGGCCGGGAGGCGTGGGAGTGGTGGTGATCACGCCGTTGCTGTTCTGGACGATGAGGCGCTCCAGTTCCGGAGCGGCCAGTTTGAGCGAGTTGGAGCTCCCGGTCTCGGCCGGCTGCTGGGGAAGGGAGCCCGGGAAGTAGGCGGCCGGGCCGTCGTCTTGGCCGCGGAGGTGATGGGGCAGCTGGGACTTCAGGCCGCGGTACGACTCGGCCGACAGGTTCAGAGCCATGCCCGACTTCAGCGCCTTGTACTCCTGACTGTAGCCGGAGAAAAAGGAGTCAGGGTAGAAAGGCTGCTCCATCTTCGTGCACATCAGCCGCGCGCTGGGAAGAGGGTGAGCACCGGGGCGAGGACCGTCCGGGGAGCGCGCAGGAAGGGCTTGGCGGTCCCTGCCTTGCCTGGCCTTGCCTGGCTGGGGGGCGCGGGTCCTGCTTCTTCTCCCAAAGCGAGGAGAGAGAGCGCTTCCGCCCGGCCGCCCGCCTGACTGCCTGCCTCCCCTCTTCAAGCCTTCACTTCCAGCTTTCAGAGccaaaaaggggaggaagaagctCTCGTCTTTCCGGCGGCTTCTCTTCCACCCGCCCAGACTAAGCTCTTGCTAGCGAGGATGATTCACGCTGgtctccctcaaaaaaaaaaaggtgggccCGAGGTGCgtgcgagcgagcgagcgagcgagccggCTTGGAGCCCTCCCCGAGAAGCAAAAAGTCGCAAGTACCGTACCGGCCAAAAGGGGCGACGAGTCTCCCGCCCGCTGGAGCCGcgagtgactttttcagagctaCAGCGTGCGCTTCCCGGCCCCTTTTTATTCTGGCCGCGCGCGCGGAGCGGGCGGAAGCGGCGCCCCATTGGCTGGCGAGCCCAAGCGCCTCCGCCCATCGCCGCGCACGCGAAGCGGGGTGGGGCGAGGAGGAGCTGAGCTCATTGCTCGGCAGCTCGTGCTCCAGTAAACAGGCcgcgggaggagggaggggcgcGAGGCCCGCGCGTCAGAGTAGCGGGGTTGGGCGGGGGGAGCGGCGCGCTGCGGAGGAGGCGGGaggcgggagggaaggaggaggagggggggggaccctggGAGCAAACGCAGGCGGGCGAGGGAGACGCGAAAATAAAGAGGACTCAGCGTGCTTTCTGATGCCATCCTCTTCTTGGGAGTAAGCCCCCTGAGAGAGAGGAGCTTGCTTCCGAGTAACGGGTAGAGGAGGGCGCCGTAAGCCGCCAGAAAGGCGAATATCTGCACAAGCTCTCGATCATCTTTCGTCTTGTTAATAGCACGATTTtggcgccccccctcccctccctgaaCACCACGTTCCGGTTTCACCAGGGGGTTCTTGAGTGTCTCTCATGGCCACGGGAGTTGGGGATCGGGGCTAAGAATCCCGGTTCCGGATCCTCGCTTCAGCCGTCTAGGGTGATGTCTGACAGGTTGTTCCTTCACCCTGGGAAAAAAAGGCTTTAACTCGTTTCAGAAAGTTACTGTGGTTGAAGATAAATTTTAGAAATGCTCCAGAAACCAAGAAGGCCTCCTTAGCGAGGACGTGGGAGAGAGCGTGACAAAGAAAGGTGTCTCCCCAAATCGTTGAGATGGCAGGATTAGTCTCACCGTCCAGGCAACCAAAGACACACCTGATTCTGCTGCCTCTCTGGAGCTTCCAATACTGCTAACTCCCAGGAAAGGCATTTATTTGGAAGAATTTGTGTCCTGCTTTAGTCAGTCACGTACATATTAATTCACAGAAATGCCTTCCGTGTGGAAATGTTGTACAATAGGAAGGTGCCTCAACATACCAGGACTGAAAAAGTGACCCTGCAGACTATGCCGGACTGCCACGTTCATCAGTCCTAgccaggatgatgggagttgcgcTCCAACAGCATCTGGCGGGCCATATTGTTTTCCCATCTGCTTGAAGAGGACCCAAATCAAATACATGGTTGATAAATCTATACTTGAATGCATACAATTCACATCACACACTGAGAAATAAACATACACCCCAACATGGATTCATGCAAGGGTGCACACATAGTATAGAAACTAGTACAGAATACTGTATAACACATCAAATCCAAGGCTGGACATACAAATCACAAATACCTAAATACCACTTTACGACACAATTCAAACAGACTTAGACCCCACTGCATTCAAAGTAAGCAGTACAACCTTAGAGACACCACTACACCACCTTCAAATgccagaagggggaaagggaaaccaCCAAAGTTCGGAATGTACAGAAGCATTCAGAATGCTGAACACTTACTGTCATTACTAGAGTTTCTGAAGTTAAAACCATAATACGTAGATTCTTGCCTGTAAGTCTCAGAATTTTGATAAAGGGAAGGAtacgattgattgattgattgattgccccaTAGTGAacaggcactctctgggtggtgtacagaCAGTCAGGATATGACATTAtaatcaacaacaaacaacaaaacaacttgAACAATTaatcaacaaataacaaaacacaataataaaaaaacaattaaaaggcaaAAGAGTGCATAAAAGAGATAAGTAGAAGAACAATAAATATTAGTTACACATTGTTATACTTGGCTTCAGTAATTTGTGCTTGGGAAGCAAGGGGTTAAGTTGAAGGTTTCATGGAAGGGGTTATTGGCAAGAAGAGGCCGCGCAAACACATCCACCTAAAGATTGATATACGCTGACTCTGACCCAACCCATATACCACAGCTAGAAGTACAAGGAGCAAGGCGATAATCAAGTCCAGTGGCCAAGTTTTGGGGTGGGTCTCTTTTCCTCTACAAATATGACTACATGTTACATACAAGTCTCTTATCTTGATTTGACATATACTTACATGTGCTTGCCTAAGCCAgtcacacgcacacatgcatccACAAACACGCATTTCGGAGAACATTCATTTTTCACACACTTCTAATGACAATTCTGTACTGTCCAGCCGGTTCTGACTTAGGGTAACCCTGTTCAAgggtttctaggtaaagagtcCTCAGAAGTGTTTCAtcgttcccttcttttggagatgccatgggactgtgcagcttgcctgtggctacacaggctggctcttctccttggaggcactgagaaaatcaaactcccaacctctggctccatagccagatacctaattcactgagttaCCCAGCCAGTTATCATAGCCTTCTCTTTGGTTTTATATGTGTATATAAGCACCTCACCCTTGGCTGGGTGTCACATATTAGCTCTTGTCTAGCTGATACATGTGGATACATTTCCAGAGGGACACAATTGTAAAGGGAGATCATTATAGCTAAGGCTTGCCCTAACAATCGTAATTTTGTAAGCCATAAAACAGGAGTCTGAAATGGCATCTCTTCATTGGCTTGGGGGCACAAATAGAGTCACTCTTTGTATAATTAAGTGTCTATGGCTGTATGTTGGTAAGGAAGATGAGTAGGAAGCATGCATAGCCCACTCTCATGACAAATGCACATACCCTTTGAGACCAATGTTTCATCTTTGAATTCATATTTTGACTGGACATACGAGCAGgagttctcatgagaagagaagactccctggaaaagcccctgatgttggtaaaatgtgaaagcaagaggagaaggggacgacagaggatgagatggctggacagggtcatcgaagcaaccaacatgaatttgacccaactccgggaggcagtggaagacaggagggcctggcatgctctggtccgtggggtcacgaagagttggacatgactaaacaactaaacaacaacatgagcaATAGTGGTTCCATCCTGACATCCAATCTCAAAGAcactacagtatatatatgacTTATGCAGATAATTCCTAGACAGTAATACCAATGGTGGTGGGTTAACCGATTTGTCTAGTATAAAAACatctgtttgtg is a window encoding:
- the JUNB gene encoding transcription factor JunB, which translates into the protein MCTKMEQPFYPDSFFSGYSQEYKALKSGMALNLSAESYRGLKSQLPHHLRGQDDGPAAYFPGSLPQQPAETGSSNSLKLAAPELERLIVQNSNGVITTTPTPPGQYYYPRGATEEQEGFADGFVKALDDLHKMNHLPPPNVSLGGAGAAAAAAVSSASSGYGASLPQEPPPVYTNLTSYHPAGSSSGFPSANLSYLPQPHSLALPHPARGFKEEPQTVPDVQSPPVSPINMEDQERIKVERKRLRNRLAATKCRKRKLERIARLEEKVKTLKSENAGLSSTASALRDQVAQLKQKVMNHVNNGCQLLLTAKMQQSF